One Azospirillum sp. B510 genomic window carries:
- a CDS encoding methyl-accepting chemotaxis protein, with protein MKLVENLSIRNKILYLIGIMLVLIIGLGGFGLKEVSILNGRAEVIRGNALPSVRALGEIRTFVALYRSREARVILSDAPADLQTAENRRMEVLGKLKAAQSSYEKLITPGRETALYQDFLGYWKQYQTLSEEKLLPLARKNADAEAAEIYRTESAVLSGKLDAALEEVIAFNAGEADAAAQEGEAAYRSAFNGVGIAIVLALMVGAGGGVLAVKTIAGPVVSLTNAMLRLSRRDYGATVIGIARGDEIGEMARTVQIFKDGLIEADRLAAAQAAEQEVKLRRAEAVDNLIRGFEAQAAEALRTVAAAATELDSTAQSMSRTATQTREQATTASAAAEQTSANVQTVASAAEEMSTSIREIGTLVTRSTGIAGQAVTEAGRTNETVRGLADAAQRIGAVVQLITSIAGQTNLLALNATIEAARAGEAGKGFAVVASEVKSLANQTAKATEEIAAQIAAIQDATGGAVKAIEGISGTISSISDISMSIAAAIEEQGAATAEISRNVQQAAVGTRQVSSTIGGVTQSTGETGVAAEQVLGAAGSLSQQAEGLRRDVERFLDAIKAA; from the coding sequence ATGAAGCTGGTGGAAAATCTGTCGATACGGAACAAGATTCTGTATCTGATCGGCATCATGCTGGTGTTGATCATAGGATTGGGCGGCTTCGGGTTGAAGGAGGTCTCGATTCTCAATGGGCGGGCCGAAGTCATTCGCGGCAATGCGCTGCCATCGGTCCGCGCCCTCGGCGAAATCCGTACCTTCGTTGCGCTCTACCGCAGTCGCGAGGCCCGCGTCATTCTGAGTGATGCTCCGGCCGACCTGCAGACCGCCGAAAATCGCCGTATGGAGGTGCTGGGCAAGCTCAAGGCCGCACAGTCCAGCTATGAAAAGCTGATCACACCCGGGCGTGAAACCGCGCTGTATCAGGACTTCCTTGGTTACTGGAAGCAGTATCAAACCCTCAGTGAAGAGAAGCTGCTGCCGCTCGCCCGCAAGAACGCGGATGCCGAAGCCGCCGAGATCTATCGGACCGAATCCGCCGTGCTTTCAGGCAAGCTGGACGCGGCGCTGGAAGAGGTGATCGCGTTCAACGCGGGCGAAGCCGACGCGGCGGCGCAGGAGGGCGAAGCCGCCTACCGCAGCGCGTTCAACGGCGTCGGGATCGCGATCGTCCTGGCTTTGATGGTCGGCGCCGGCGGCGGCGTCCTGGCCGTGAAGACCATCGCCGGCCCGGTCGTCTCCCTGACCAATGCGATGCTGCGCCTCTCCCGCCGCGATTATGGGGCGACGGTGATCGGCATCGCGCGTGGGGACGAGATCGGCGAGATGGCGCGGACGGTCCAGATCTTCAAGGATGGCCTGATCGAGGCCGACCGGCTTGCCGCCGCGCAGGCCGCCGAACAGGAGGTGAAGCTGCGCCGCGCCGAAGCGGTCGACAATCTGATCCGAGGGTTCGAAGCGCAGGCCGCCGAGGCGTTGCGGACCGTCGCGGCCGCGGCCACCGAACTCGACAGCACCGCCCAGAGCATGTCGCGAACCGCCACGCAGACGCGGGAACAGGCGACCACCGCGTCGGCGGCGGCCGAACAGACCAGCGCCAACGTGCAGACCGTCGCCAGCGCCGCGGAGGAGATGTCGACCTCCATCCGCGAAATCGGGACGCTGGTGACGCGCTCCACCGGGATCGCCGGGCAGGCGGTGACCGAAGCCGGCCGGACCAACGAGACGGTGCGCGGGCTTGCCGACGCCGCGCAGCGGATCGGCGCGGTGGTGCAACTGATCACCAGCATCGCCGGCCAGACCAATCTGCTGGCGCTGAACGCCACCATCGAAGCCGCCCGCGCCGGGGAGGCCGGCAAGGGCTTCGCCGTCGTCGCCAGCGAGGTCAAGAGCCTGGCCAACCAGACGGCCAAGGCCACCGAGGAGATCGCCGCCCAGATCGCCGCCATCCAGGACGCCACCGGTGGCGCCGTGAAGGCCATCGAGGGCATCAGCGGCACGATCTCGTCGATCAGCGACATCTCGATGTCGATCGCCGCCGCCATCGAGGAACAGGGGGCGGCGACCGCCGAGATTTCGCGGAATGTGCAGCAGGCCGCCGTCGGCACCCGGCAGGTGTCCTCGACGATCGGCGGCGTCACCCAGTCCACCGGGGAGACCGGCGTCGCGGCCGAGCAGGTGCTGGGCGCGGCCGGCAGCCTGTCGCAGCAGGCCGAGGGGCTGCGCCGCGACGTTGAGCGTTTCCTCGACGCCATCAAGGCGGCATAG
- a CDS encoding MCP four helix bundle domain-containing protein has protein sequence MRDQTLVGTKRLCLVGVMIGVGLVAGVLGWLSGIDPGERGDRGIWLPSVVALGEIRTRSGIYRNTEGLAVLEAGSGEFQDRESLLAEKAWALNAARSRYEKILGMGKESELYGKYTEIWEIYQAVSTQRIFAAIHRNDRNAAFRVYQTDSYSLFDQANRVLDELIAFNAAQATRTEANRTALNGETARRSAFMGLGIGIGAVLAFALCGLSLAIGKADGAGAGLDRETDGS, from the coding sequence ATGCGCGACCAGACCCTGGTAGGGACAAAGCGGCTCTGCCTGGTCGGAGTGATGATCGGTGTGGGGCTCGTGGCCGGTGTCCTGGGGTGGCTTTCGGGCATCGATCCTGGGGAAAGGGGTGATCGGGGGATTTGGCTGCCATCGGTCGTCGCGCTGGGGGAAATCCGAACGCGCAGCGGGATTTACCGGAATACCGAAGGTCTGGCGGTCCTTGAGGCCGGGTCCGGGGAATTCCAGGACAGGGAAAGTCTGCTGGCCGAGAAGGCCTGGGCTCTGAATGCGGCCCGCTCCAGGTACGAGAAAATCCTGGGAATGGGAAAGGAAAGCGAGCTCTACGGGAAATACACGGAAATCTGGGAAATCTACCAGGCCGTCAGCACACAGAGGATATTTGCCGCGATCCACAGAAATGACAGGAACGCGGCGTTCCGGGTCTATCAAACAGACTCCTATTCCCTGTTCGACCAGGCCAACAGGGTTCTCGATGAACTGATCGCGTTCAATGCCGCCCAGGCGACCCGAACCGAGGCGAACCGAACCGCGTTGAATGGCGAGACCGCCCGCCGATCGGCCTTCATGGGTCTCGGGATCGGGATTGGGGCGGTGCTGGCCTTCGCGCTCTGCGGCCTGTCCCTGGCCATCGGCAAGGCCGATGGGGCGGGCGCCGGCCTGGATCGGGAGACTGACGGTTCATAG
- a CDS encoding ATP-dependent DNA helicase, with protein sequence MDLTADPSPMQGPMHSLDDAPAMVAGARRVVSLTLDGEVEELSLAAAASAVRRQPPLLCHARAFARRLGIDGFPAFDVLELFAFVHPARFCVPTPRGIAGALDLPTPDGHEAEALALQRAVRRLLGDLGAAGREEASDPVAFAWEMGRAGWPWAPAVLAALGKPDGPEKGAARSGLRVWTRIKEWEEGAPPPPPAQNPVDPEEARRRLAVLLSASVPGKMAEPRPQQADYSSAVSAAFAPRQLPDTPNVVLAEAGTGVGKTLGYLAPATLWAEKNGGTVWISTYTRNLQHQIDAELDRLYADPATKTRKVVLRKGRENYLCLLNLEEAVRAMPFQPHNAVGVGLMARWAAATRDGDMTGGDFPGWLADIAGRGPTLGLADRRGECIYSACDHYARCYIEKSVRRARRADIVIANHALVMVQAALGGGEEPTLPSRYVFDEGHHVFDAADSAFAGHLTGRETQELRRWLLGAEETGRSRARGLKRRLEDIVANDEEALRHLDDVLMGARVLPGDGWSARLAADNPQGPTERFLLLARQQVYARTAGQGGPYSLEADKAYPVDGLLDAAAELEQALVRLSEPVEALARRLAQRLEDEGAELESDQRRRIDALSRGLHRRGTLTVEAWRAMLRTLPTETPSHFVDWFAVERIDGRDVDVGLYRHWVDPTVPFAEALAGPAHGLVVTSATLTDGTGDVGQDWRAAEDRCGASHLPAPAIRAQVPSPFDYPKRTRVFVVNDVRKDDLGQVSAAYKSLFLAAGGGGLGLFTAISRLRAVRDRIAEPLDQVGIPLYAQHVDPLDVSTLIDIFRNEEHACLLGTDAVRDGVDVPGRSLRLIVFDRVPWPRPDILHRARRDAFGRRRYEDMITRLRLKQAFGRLVRRADDTGVFVLLDPMMPSRLGGAFPEGVEMRRVGLKQAVEETAEFLRGW encoded by the coding sequence ATGGACCTGACCGCCGACCCCAGCCCGATGCAAGGCCCGATGCACAGCCTCGACGACGCGCCCGCCATGGTGGCCGGCGCGCGCCGCGTCGTGTCTCTGACGCTTGACGGCGAGGTCGAGGAGCTGTCGCTGGCCGCCGCCGCGTCGGCGGTGCGCCGCCAGCCGCCGCTGCTCTGCCATGCCCGCGCCTTCGCCCGCCGGCTGGGCATCGACGGCTTCCCGGCCTTCGACGTGCTGGAGCTGTTCGCCTTCGTCCATCCCGCCCGCTTCTGCGTCCCCACCCCGCGCGGCATCGCCGGGGCGCTCGACCTGCCCACCCCCGACGGGCACGAGGCGGAGGCGCTGGCGCTCCAGCGCGCGGTGCGCCGGCTGCTCGGCGATTTGGGAGCGGCCGGGCGAGAGGAGGCGTCCGACCCGGTCGCCTTCGCCTGGGAGATGGGGCGTGCCGGCTGGCCCTGGGCGCCCGCCGTGCTGGCGGCGCTCGGCAAGCCGGACGGGCCGGAGAAGGGGGCCGCCCGCTCGGGCCTGCGCGTCTGGACCCGCATCAAGGAGTGGGAGGAGGGCGCGCCGCCGCCGCCGCCCGCCCAGAATCCGGTCGATCCGGAGGAGGCGCGCCGCCGGCTCGCCGTCCTGCTGTCGGCCAGCGTGCCGGGCAAGATGGCGGAGCCGCGGCCGCAGCAGGCGGATTACTCCAGCGCGGTGTCCGCCGCCTTCGCCCCGCGCCAGCTGCCCGACACCCCGAACGTCGTGCTGGCGGAGGCCGGGACCGGGGTCGGCAAGACTCTCGGCTATCTGGCGCCGGCCACGCTGTGGGCGGAGAAGAATGGCGGCACCGTCTGGATTTCCACCTACACCCGCAACCTCCAGCACCAGATCGACGCCGAGCTGGACCGGCTCTATGCCGACCCGGCGACCAAGACGCGCAAGGTGGTGCTGCGCAAGGGGCGCGAGAATTACCTGTGCCTGCTGAATCTGGAGGAGGCGGTGCGCGCCATGCCCTTCCAGCCGCACAACGCCGTCGGCGTCGGGCTGATGGCGCGCTGGGCGGCGGCGACGCGCGACGGCGACATGACCGGCGGCGACTTCCCCGGCTGGCTGGCCGACATCGCCGGGCGCGGCCCGACGCTGGGGCTGGCCGACCGCCGCGGCGAATGCATCTATTCCGCCTGCGACCATTACGCCCGCTGCTACATCGAGAAGAGCGTGCGGCGGGCGCGGCGCGCCGACATCGTCATCGCCAACCACGCGCTGGTGATGGTGCAGGCGGCGCTGGGCGGCGGCGAGGAGCCGACGCTGCCCAGCCGCTATGTCTTCGACGAGGGGCACCATGTCTTCGACGCCGCCGACAGCGCCTTCGCCGGCCATCTGACCGGGCGCGAGACGCAGGAGCTGCGGCGCTGGCTGCTCGGGGCGGAGGAGACCGGGCGCAGCCGCGCCCGCGGCCTGAAGCGCCGGCTGGAGGACATCGTCGCCAACGACGAGGAGGCGCTGCGCCATCTCGACGACGTCCTGATGGGGGCCCGCGTGCTGCCCGGCGACGGCTGGTCGGCCCGGCTGGCCGCCGACAACCCGCAGGGGCCGACCGAGCGCTTCCTGCTGCTGGCGCGCCAGCAGGTCTATGCCCGCACCGCCGGCCAGGGCGGCCCCTACAGCCTGGAGGCCGACAAGGCCTATCCGGTCGACGGGCTGCTCGACGCGGCGGCGGAGCTGGAGCAGGCGCTGGTCCGCCTGTCAGAACCGGTGGAGGCGCTGGCCCGCCGGCTGGCCCAACGGCTGGAGGACGAGGGCGCCGAACTGGAGTCCGACCAGCGCCGCCGCATCGACGCGCTGTCGCGCGGCCTGCACCGCCGCGGCACTCTGACGGTGGAGGCATGGCGCGCCATGCTGCGCACCCTGCCGACCGAGACGCCCTCCCACTTCGTCGACTGGTTCGCGGTGGAGCGGATCGACGGGCGCGACGTCGATGTCGGCCTCTACCGCCACTGGGTCGATCCGACCGTTCCCTTCGCCGAGGCGCTGGCCGGTCCCGCCCATGGGCTGGTGGTGACCAGCGCCACCCTGACCGACGGCACCGGCGACGTCGGCCAGGATTGGCGGGCGGCGGAGGACCGATGCGGCGCCAGCCATCTGCCGGCCCCGGCGATCCGCGCCCAGGTGCCCTCCCCCTTCGACTATCCCAAACGCACCCGCGTCTTCGTCGTCAACGACGTGCGCAAGGACGATCTCGGGCAGGTGTCGGCGGCCTACAAGTCGCTGTTTCTGGCGGCGGGCGGCGGCGGGCTCGGCCTGTTCACCGCGATCAGCCGGCTGCGCGCCGTGCGCGACCGCATCGCCGAGCCGCTGGACCAGGTCGGCATCCCGCTCTACGCCCAGCATGTCGATCCGCTCGACGTCTCCACCCTGATCGACATCTTCCGCAACGAGGAACATGCCTGCCTGCTCGGCACCGACGCGGTGCGCGACGGGGTGGACGTGCCGGGCCGATCCTTACGCCTGATCGTCTTCGACCGCGTGCCCTGGCCGCGCCCGGACATCCTGCACCGCGCCCGGCGCGACGCCTTCGGCCGCCGCCGCTACGAGGACATGATCACCCGGCTGCGGCTGAAACAGGCCTTCGGCCGGCTGGTCCGCCGCGCCGACGACACCGGCGTCTTCGTGCTGCTGGACCCGATGATGCCGAGCCGGCTTGGCGGCGCCTTCCCGGAGGGGGTGGAGATGCGGCGCGTCGGGCTGAAGCAGGCGGTGGAGGAAACCGCGGAGTTCCTGCGGGGCTGGTGA
- a CDS encoding histidine phosphatase family protein: protein MSAPSLTPLTVTRWWLIRHAPVHNPDNVICGSSDREADTGNRAAAAALAAGLPADALWLTSPLRRSRQTAQALWSRNPRLAGAAVVEPALAEQDFGAWEGISHDRAAMRDAEAAARFWRDPANHAPPGGESFALVMERAAAALLRLTEIHAGRDVVAVIHAGTIRAALALALDLTPEAALRLRIDPWSLTRIDHHQHAARDAADAAAGSWSVGGVNQRMGTF, encoded by the coding sequence ATGAGCGCGCCGAGCCTCACCCCCCTGACCGTCACCCGCTGGTGGCTGATCCGCCATGCGCCGGTCCACAACCCGGACAATGTCATCTGCGGATCGAGCGACCGGGAGGCCGACACCGGCAACCGCGCCGCGGCGGCGGCGCTGGCGGCCGGGCTGCCGGCCGACGCCCTGTGGCTGACCAGCCCGCTGCGCCGCAGCCGCCAGACCGCCCAGGCGCTGTGGAGCCGCAACCCCCGCCTCGCCGGCGCCGCCGTCGTCGAACCGGCATTGGCCGAACAGGATTTCGGCGCGTGGGAGGGCATCAGCCACGACAGGGCGGCGATGCGCGACGCGGAGGCGGCGGCGCGCTTCTGGCGCGATCCCGCCAACCACGCCCCGCCGGGCGGCGAGAGCTTCGCCCTGGTGATGGAGCGCGCGGCGGCGGCGCTGCTGCGGCTGACCGAGATCCATGCCGGGCGGGACGTGGTGGCGGTGATCCATGCCGGAACCATCCGGGCGGCGCTGGCGCTGGCGCTGGATCTGACGCCGGAGGCGGCGCTGCGGCTGCGGATCGACCCGTGGTCGCTGACCCGGATCGACCATCACCAGCACGCCGCCCGGGACGCCGCCGACGCCGCCGCGGGCTCCTGGTCCGTCGGGGGAGTGAATCAGCGGATGGGAACCTTCTGA
- the mtgA gene encoding monofunctional biosynthetic peptidoglycan transglycosylase has product MRRLLRWALIGVVGLVAVSLLWAALYRVVPPPVTPLMLIRAIGGSGLSRDWEPLDRISPALVEAVIASEDSGFCGHGGFDWAAIEDAFEENEDGKRLRGGSTISQQTAKNAFLWPDRSWARKGAEAWFTLLIEQLWSKRRILEVYLNIIEWDDGVYGAEAAARHHFGKSAAALTRREAALLAVVLPNPRDWSPTRPGPYVARRAGVIERRMALVRRDGLADCVR; this is encoded by the coding sequence ATGCGGAGGCTGTTGCGCTGGGCGCTGATCGGGGTGGTGGGGCTGGTCGCCGTCTCCCTCCTGTGGGCGGCGCTCTACCGGGTGGTGCCGCCGCCGGTCACCCCGCTGATGCTGATCCGGGCGATCGGCGGCTCCGGCCTGTCGCGCGACTGGGAGCCGCTGGACCGCATCTCCCCGGCCCTGGTCGAGGCGGTGATCGCCTCGGAGGACAGCGGTTTCTGCGGCCATGGCGGCTTCGACTGGGCCGCCATCGAGGATGCCTTCGAGGAGAATGAGGACGGCAAGCGCCTGCGCGGCGGCAGCACCATCAGCCAGCAGACCGCCAAGAACGCCTTCCTCTGGCCCGACCGCAGCTGGGCCCGCAAGGGGGCGGAGGCATGGTTCACCCTGCTGATCGAGCAGCTGTGGAGCAAGCGCCGCATCCTGGAGGTCTATCTGAACATCATCGAGTGGGATGACGGGGTCTATGGCGCCGAGGCCGCCGCGCGGCATCATTTCGGCAAGTCCGCCGCGGCGCTGACCCGGCGCGAGGCGGCCCTGCTGGCGGTGGTGCTGCCCAACCCGCGCGACTGGTCGCCGACGCGCCCCGGCCCCTATGTCGCCCGGCGGGCCGGGGTGATCGAACGGCGGATGGCGCTGGTGCGCCGCGACGGGCTGGCGGATTGCGTGCGGTGA
- a CDS encoding flagellar basal body-associated FliL family protein has protein sequence MATHRTLHGSPFQTRPLAPVGEEPETHPHVPPQPGSPARLLIIVVIALLTLAGLAYGGGMALDRMLDQRRIEARMGPKPQLARLPALEVPLDGSRAVEMQVSLVLAPKVEADRILRYQERIADRLFQTVSQAGAENLTGSGSADFLKARIKEAVNREAGTGLFRDIYIERMVVK, from the coding sequence ATGGCCACGCACCGCACTTTGCATGGATCACCGTTCCAGACCCGGCCGCTCGCTCCGGTCGGCGAGGAGCCGGAGACCCATCCCCATGTCCCGCCGCAGCCGGGAAGTCCCGCCCGCCTGCTGATCATCGTCGTGATCGCCCTGCTGACCCTGGCCGGGCTGGCCTATGGCGGCGGCATGGCGCTGGACCGCATGCTGGACCAGCGGCGGATCGAGGCGCGGATGGGGCCGAAGCCGCAGCTGGCGCGGCTGCCGGCGCTCGAGGTGCCGCTGGACGGGTCGCGGGCGGTCGAGATGCAGGTCTCGCTGGTGCTGGCGCCGAAGGTCGAGGCCGACCGCATCCTGCGCTATCAGGAGCGCATCGCCGACCGGCTGTTCCAGACCGTCAGCCAGGCCGGCGCCGAAAATCTCACCGGCAGCGGCTCCGCCGACTTCCTGAAGGCGCGGATCAAGGAAGCGGTGAACCGCGAGGCCGGGACCGGCCTGTTCCGCGACATCTACATCGAACGCATGGTCGTCAAGTGA
- a CDS encoding methyl-accepting chemotaxis protein — protein MAEFESLGDHAALAQRRSAVVIGMKDSYLSVRQGRVMAWSYAATGDAGYLKGRDEAFAQARTQLQTVQSLLITDEGRRLVKAFEESIVDFEAKARAFNDLKAKGADGASPEYQKAIVEVNAGAKRYADANNAASAYVERLNSDTAKDIGDRIDWASRAALIAGVIGALLGMLAAWLIGRGITGPVNALRAVMERLAGNDLAAEVPGTARHDEVGAMARTVEVFKTNALEVERLRQEQEAQKARAAEEQKRAMNRMADDFEQKVMVMVTAVSSSSGELQSTARSMSSVADESTSAAATVAAAAEQTSANVQTVAAATEELSSSITEIARQVEESARVANTASAEAANTNELVRKLTAAADRIGEVVSLINDIAGQTNLLALNATIEAARAGEAGKGFAVVASEVKSLANQTARATEDISQQIASVQEETRNTVAAIQGISNIIEQIKGISTTISSAVEEQGSATREIARNVQQAAQGTHQVSGSIGGVTQSAEATGSAAGKVLESAGLLSRNADRLSREVQDFLASVRAA, from the coding sequence ATGGCCGAGTTCGAGAGCCTCGGGGACCATGCCGCCTTGGCGCAGAGGCGATCGGCGGTCGTGATCGGCATGAAGGACTCCTACCTGAGCGTCCGGCAGGGACGGGTCATGGCCTGGAGCTATGCCGCCACCGGCGACGCCGGCTATCTGAAGGGCCGCGACGAGGCGTTCGCCCAGGCGCGCACCCAGTTGCAGACTGTCCAGAGCCTGCTGATCACCGATGAGGGGCGCAGGCTGGTCAAGGCCTTCGAGGAGTCGATCGTCGATTTCGAGGCGAAGGCGCGGGCCTTCAACGATCTGAAGGCCAAGGGTGCCGACGGCGCCTCGCCCGAATACCAGAAGGCCATCGTCGAGGTGAATGCCGGGGCCAAGCGCTATGCCGACGCCAACAACGCCGCCAGCGCCTATGTCGAGCGTCTCAACAGCGACACCGCGAAGGACATCGGCGACCGCATCGATTGGGCTTCCCGTGCCGCCCTCATCGCCGGCGTCATCGGTGCGCTGCTCGGCATGCTGGCCGCATGGCTGATCGGTCGCGGCATCACCGGGCCGGTCAACGCCCTGCGCGCCGTGATGGAGCGGCTGGCCGGCAACGATCTGGCCGCCGAGGTGCCCGGCACCGCCCGGCACGACGAGGTCGGCGCGATGGCCCGCACGGTCGAGGTGTTCAAGACCAACGCCCTGGAGGTCGAACGCCTGCGCCAGGAGCAGGAGGCGCAGAAGGCCCGTGCCGCCGAGGAGCAGAAGCGCGCCATGAACCGGATGGCCGACGATTTCGAACAGAAGGTGATGGTCATGGTGACGGCGGTGTCCTCCTCGTCGGGGGAGTTGCAGAGCACCGCGCGCAGCATGTCGTCGGTCGCCGACGAGTCGACGTCGGCCGCCGCCACCGTCGCCGCCGCGGCCGAGCAGACATCGGCCAATGTGCAGACCGTCGCCGCCGCGACCGAGGAGCTGTCCTCCTCCATCACCGAGATCGCCCGTCAGGTGGAGGAATCGGCCCGCGTCGCCAACACCGCGTCGGCCGAGGCCGCCAACACCAACGAACTGGTGCGCAAGCTGACGGCGGCGGCCGACCGCATCGGCGAGGTGGTGAGCCTGATCAACGACATCGCCGGCCAGACCAACCTGCTGGCCCTGAACGCGACCATCGAGGCGGCGCGTGCGGGTGAGGCCGGCAAGGGCTTCGCCGTCGTCGCCAGCGAGGTGAAGAGTCTGGCGAACCAGACGGCGCGGGCGACCGAGGACATCAGCCAGCAGATCGCTTCGGTCCAGGAGGAGACGCGCAACACCGTCGCCGCCATCCAGGGCATTTCCAACATCATCGAGCAGATCAAGGGGATTTCCACCACCATCTCCTCCGCGGTCGAGGAGCAGGGCAGCGCCACCCGCGAGATCGCCCGCAACGTGCAGCAGGCCGCCCAGGGAACCCATCAGGTCAGCGGCAGCATCGGCGGGGTCACCCAGAGCGCCGAGGCCACCGGAAGCGCCGCCGGCAAGGTGCTCGAGTCCGCCGGGTTGCTGTCGCGGAACGCCGACCGCCTGAGCCGGGAGGTGCAGGACTTTCTGGCCTCCGTCCGCGCGGCGTGA
- a CDS encoding DEAD/DEAH box helicase, which produces MSFSELGLHPLVLKALEAFEYTTPTPVQLAAIPPALQGRDILATAETGTGKTAAFMLPALTRTAELPLNGAATPRVLVLAPTRELAKQVTDAARKYAKFMKLNIVDVVGGMPYREQLRLLSRPVDVLVATPGRLLDHVARRRIALDEVEVLILDEADRMLDMGFLDDVETIAKCCPPTRQTLLFTATLDRRMAQLAGNLLRNPERVAVESQATSVNVEQRLHHADDMDHKRRLLQHFAAQEEVGKAIIFAATKRDADTLAEELSAAGHAAAALHGDMDQTKRNRTLQRLRTGQVRLLVATDVAARGIDVRDITHVINFDLPRSAEDYVHRIGRTGRAGASGVAISFAARADRETLVRIERYTKATLEVHVVPGLEPTRPFTTGGGGRPAGRNGRPGGGAGKPWHRNGESKGPHAPRGPRPDYARNDNHRGDSRPDHGHARRDAHGNGKPAARAKSW; this is translated from the coding sequence TTGTCGTTTTCCGAACTCGGTCTGCACCCGCTCGTCCTGAAGGCCCTTGAGGCGTTCGAATACACCACCCCGACCCCGGTCCAGCTCGCCGCCATTCCGCCGGCGCTCCAGGGCCGCGACATCCTCGCCACCGCCGAGACCGGTACCGGCAAGACCGCCGCCTTCATGCTGCCGGCGCTGACCCGCACCGCCGAGCTGCCGCTGAACGGCGCCGCCACCCCGCGCGTGCTGGTTCTGGCCCCGACCCGCGAGCTGGCCAAGCAGGTCACCGACGCCGCCCGCAAATACGCGAAGTTCATGAAGCTGAACATCGTGGACGTGGTCGGCGGCATGCCCTACCGCGAGCAGCTGCGCCTGCTGTCGCGCCCGGTCGACGTTCTCGTCGCCACCCCGGGCCGCCTGCTGGACCATGTCGCCCGCCGCCGCATCGCCCTGGACGAGGTCGAGGTGCTGATCCTCGACGAGGCCGACCGCATGCTGGACATGGGCTTCCTCGACGATGTCGAGACCATCGCCAAATGCTGCCCGCCGACGCGCCAGACCCTGCTGTTCACCGCCACGCTGGACCGCCGCATGGCGCAGCTGGCCGGCAACCTGCTGCGCAACCCGGAGCGCGTGGCCGTCGAGAGCCAGGCGACCTCGGTCAATGTCGAGCAGCGCCTGCACCATGCCGACGACATGGACCACAAGCGCCGCCTGTTGCAGCATTTCGCCGCCCAGGAAGAGGTCGGCAAGGCGATCATCTTCGCCGCCACCAAGCGTGACGCCGACACGCTGGCCGAGGAGCTGAGCGCCGCCGGCCATGCCGCCGCCGCCCTGCACGGCGACATGGACCAGACCAAGCGCAACCGCACGCTCCAGCGCCTGCGCACCGGCCAGGTCCGCCTGCTGGTCGCCACCGACGTCGCCGCCCGCGGCATCGATGTGCGCGACATCACCCACGTCATCAACTTCGACCTGCCGCGTTCGGCGGAGGATTATGTCCACCGCATCGGCCGTACCGGCCGCGCCGGCGCCTCTGGCGTGGCGATCTCCTTCGCCGCCCGCGCCGACCGCGAGACCCTGGTCCGCATCGAGCGCTACACGAAGGCGACGCTGGAGGTGCATGTGGTGCCCGGCCTGGAGCCGACGCGCCCCTTCACCACCGGTGGCGGCGGCCGTCCGGCCGGGCGCAACGGCCGTCCGGGCGGCGGCGCCGGCAAGCCGTGGCACCGCAACGGCGAGTCCAAGGGTCCGCACGCCCCGCGCGGCCCGCGTCCGGACTATGCCCGCAACGACAACCACCGCGGCGACTCCCGCCCGGACCATGGCCATGCCCGCCGTGACGCCCACGGCAACGGCAAGCCGGCGGCCCGCGCCAAGAGCTGGTAA
- a CDS encoding pyridoxamine 5'-phosphate oxidase family protein codes for MAHSTTAGQSPDKGDVKKLWEMMKGVQVAMMTTLDDNGRLNSRPMATLSHAGFEDGALWFFTRAHSEKVAEIDRHWRVNLAYANPDKQDYVSVSGIAEVVRDRDKIRFLWRDIMTTWFPQGPDDPEVALLKVSVDQAEYWDSPSSAMVHAYGYVKAKLTGQSPDPGDNAKIAFQ; via the coding sequence ATGGCTCACAGCACCACCGCCGGCCAGAGCCCCGACAAGGGCGATGTCAAGAAGCTCTGGGAGATGATGAAGGGCGTCCAGGTCGCGATGATGACGACGCTGGACGACAATGGCCGGCTGAACTCCCGTCCGATGGCGACGCTGTCCCATGCGGGGTTCGAAGATGGCGCCTTGTGGTTCTTCACCCGCGCCCATTCCGAAAAGGTGGCGGAGATCGACCGCCATTGGCGCGTCAACCTCGCCTACGCCAACCCCGACAAGCAGGATTACGTCTCGGTCTCCGGCATCGCCGAGGTGGTGCGCGACCGCGACAAGATCCGCTTCCTGTGGCGGGACATCATGACCACCTGGTTTCCCCAGGGACCGGACGACCCCGAGGTCGCCCTGCTGAAGGTGTCGGTCGATCAGGCCGAATATTGGGACAGCCCGTCGAGCGCCATGGTCCACGCCTATGGCTATGTGAAGGCGAAGCTGACCGGCCAGTCGCCCGATCCGGGCGATAACGCGAAGATCGCGTTCCAGTAG